A window of the Branchiostoma lanceolatum isolate klBraLanc5 chromosome 13, klBraLanc5.hap2, whole genome shotgun sequence genome harbors these coding sequences:
- the LOC136447164 gene encoding tenascin-N-like, with amino-acid sequence MRANRTVVTAKCGGYCGGCAPAFMWLVPSTCTPKEITYQIVFQPPDDQTALCLQLNLTFAPCDRKENTQRWRWDGGRLLRNLHNDSCLEVNSSNNNNALRMNPQCNAASSPQRFERSHVIIKNINTSLCLDVDDIDNPSAPVLRECASSSSLLWPFENRGQDFYSNRKALPSPLALKVNWTMEQAVKLTWISPKFTCDALYGYIIRVNKSEDGTLTYHRSSTLWKRIEGLEVGKAYKATAYAVWSGGISHESSTLEFGTRPSRPENFNISDVTEHTVSLNWTASTGDVVTYRVNCVPSDGEGKRYWKRVPSDAFNHTCAGLDSGVMYNVTVAAETALRRGRTTGAVAITRESLFTKPD; translated from the exons ATGAGAGCGAACAGAACAGTTGTCACGGCTAAGTGCGGGGGGTACTGCGGGGGATGTGCTCCTGCATTCATGTGGCTGGTGCCGTCAACATGCACCCCGAAAGAGA TTACTTACCAGATAGTGTTCCAGCCTCCCGACGATCAGACAGCACTCTGTCTCCAactgaacttgacctttgcacCGTGCGACCGCAAGGAGAACACACAGCGGTGGCGTTGGGACGGCGGAAGATTGCTGCGAAACCTCCACAACGACAGTTGTCTGGAAgtaaacagcagcaacaacaacaacgcccTGCGAATGAACCCACAATGCAATGCAGCTTCCTCCCCACAGCGTTTTGAGAGATCGCACGTCATCATCAAG AACATCAACACGAGCCTGTGTTTGGACGTAGACGACATCGACAACCCATCAGCTCCCGTGCTGAGAGAATGTGCATCGTCATCTTCGCTTCTGTGGCCGTTTGAAAACAGAGGGCAGGACTTCTATTCAAACCGCAAAG CTTTGCCGTCTCCTCTGGCCCTGAAAGTAAACTGGACCATGGAACAAGCCGTGAAACTGACTTGGATATCCCCAAAGTTCACATGTGACGCCTTGTACGGTTACATCATTCGCGTCAACAAATCCGAAGACGGGACGCTGACGTATCACCGCTCCTCAACTCTCTGGAAAAGAATCGAAGGTCTTGAAGTAGGCAAAGCGTACAAGGCAACTGCTTACGCCGTATGGAGCGGAGGAATCAGTCACGAGTCATCAACGCTGGAGTTTGGAACAA GGCCATCTCGTCCAGAAAATTTCAACATCTCTGACGTCACTGAGCATACCGTCTCATTGAACTGGACGGCCTCCACAGGAGACGTTGTAACGTACCGGGTCAATTGTGTGCCTTCGGACGGAGAGGGGAAGCGAT ACTGGAAGCGCGTTCCGTCCGACGCGTTCAACCACACCTGCGCGGGCCTGGATTCCGGTGTCATGTACAATGTGACGGTCGCAGCGGAAACTGCCCTCCGGCGGGGAAGGACGACAGGGGCCGTTGCGATCACACGTGAGTCACTTTTTACtaagcctgattga